One Dromiciops gliroides isolate mDroGli1 chromosome 3, mDroGli1.pri, whole genome shotgun sequence DNA segment encodes these proteins:
- the LOC122746606 gene encoding zinc finger protein 260-like translates to MLENVQTLLSVGLPVSREDLRYPFQEGESPGMVEHKGLRDSCPGGETRLVVKKMATKVNISVEEYGQHIFESDGTKAFGWNSDLVRHQNIHIGKKFYKCNPWGTTFIGESPLLVHQRIHTGEKPYECNQCGKTFTQSSSLAKHQKIHTGEKPYECHQCGKAFTQRYNLAAHQKIHTGEKPYECNQCGKAFTRISILAVHQKIHTGEKPYECIQCGKAFTRISILAAHQKIHTGEKPYECNQCGKAFTRISILAAHQKIHTGEKPYECHQCGKAFTWSSNLANHQKIHTGEKPYECHQCGKAFTRISILASHQRIHTGEKPYECHQCGKAFTQSSSLANHERIHTGEKPYECNQCGKAFTGRSHLAAHQRIHTGEKAYECNQCGKAFTVSSSLAAHQRIHTGEKPYECNQCGKAFTRISILAAHQKIHTGEKPYECHQCGKAFNQRSHLAVHQKIHTGEKPYECNQCGKAFTWSSNLAKHQKIHTGEKPYECHQCGKTFTQRSHLTQHQRIHTGEKP, encoded by the coding sequence GTGGAGAGACCAGGTTGGTTGTGAAGAAGATGGCTACAAAGGTGAACATTTCTGTGGAAGAATATGGCCAGCATATATTTGAGAGTGATGGTACAAAGGCTTTTGgttggaactcagatcttgttAGGCATCAGAACATTCACATtggaaaaaagttttataaatgtaATCCATGGGGAACGACTTTCATAGGAGAATCCCCTCTTCtggtacatcagagaatccacactggagagaaaccttatgaatgtaatcagtgtggaaagacattCACACAGAGCTCCAGTCTTGCTAAGcatcagaaaatccacactggagaaaaaccttatgaatgtcatcagtgtggaaaggctttcacacagagatacaatcttgctgcacatcagaaaatccacactggagagaaaccttatgaatgtaatcagtgtggaaaggctttcacgcGTATCTCCATTCTTGCTGTacatcagaaaatccacactggagagaaaccttatgaatgtattcagtgtggaaaggctttcacacgcATCTCCattcttgctgcacatcagaaaatccatactggagagaagccttatgaatgtaatcaatgtggaaaggctttcacacggATCTCCattcttgctgcacatcagaaaatccacactggagagaaaccttatgaatgtcatcagtgtggaaaggctttcacgtGGAGCTCTAATCTTGCTAATCATCAaaaaatccacactggagagaaaccttatgaatgtcatcagtgtggaaaggctttcacacggATCTCCATTCTTGCttcacatcagagaatccacactggagagaaaccttacgaatgtcatcagtgtggaaaggcttttacacaGAGCTCCAGTCTTGCTAATCatgagagaatccacactggagagaaaccttatgaatgtaatcaatgtggaaaggctttcacagggAGATCccatcttgctgcacatcagagaatccacactggagagaaagcttatgaatgtaatcagtgtggaaaggctttcacagtgagctccagtcttgctgcacatcagagaatccacactggagagaaaccttatgaatgtaatcagtgtggaaaggctttcacacggATCTCCattcttgctgcacatcagaaaatccacactggagagaaaccttatgaatgtcatcagtgtggaaaggctttcaaccAGAGATCCCATCTTGCTGTacatcagaaaatccacactggggagaagccttatgaatgtaatcagtgtggaaaggctttcacatggAGCTCCAATCTTGCTAAGCATCAaaaaatccacactggagagaaaccttatgaatgtcatcagtgtggaaagactttcacacagaGATCccatcttactcagcatcagagaatccacactggagagaaaccttaa
- the LOC122746596 gene encoding LOW QUALITY PROTEIN: zinc finger protein 420-like (The sequence of the model RefSeq protein was modified relative to this genomic sequence to represent the inferred CDS: inserted 2 bases in 1 codon), protein MEGEISLPSLDLRSLCLLGASSAQAGARPVCRQPELEPERMAPGTQRPSSQELVTYKDVAVDFTQEEWHLLDHSQRELYKEVMLENVQNLLSVGLPVSREDFSYSFQEGESPGMVEHKGPRNSWQGGETMLVVKKMATKVNISVEEFGQHRFENNGAKTFGWNSNLISYQDIHNGKKFYKCNQCGMTFTGESPLVVHQRIHTGEKPYKCYQCGKTFTESSSLAYHQRIHTGEKPYECDQCGKAFKVSSSLVAHQRIHTGEKPYQCNQCGKSFTESSSLAKHERIHTREKPYACNQCGKAFTVSSNLAAHQRIHTGEKPYECNQCGKAFTVSSHLAAHQRIHTGEKPYECYHCGKTFTVSSHLAAHQRIHTGEKPYECNQCGKAFTVSSSLAQHQRIHTGVKPYECYHCGKTFTESSSLAKHQRIHTGEKPYKCYHCGKTFTESSSLAKHQRIHTGEKPYQCNQCGKAFKVSSNLAAHQRIHTGEKPYQCNQCGKAFTVSSHLAAHQRIHTGEKPYECYHCGKTFTESSSLAKHQRIHTREKPYKCYQCGKTFTESSSLAKHQRIHTGEKPYECNICGKAFKVSSSLAAHQRIHTGEKPYECNICGKAFKVSSSLAQHQRIHTGEKPYECNQCGKAFKVKSTLAAHQRIHTGEKPYQCNQCGKTFTXRSHLAAHQRIHTGEKPYECHQCGKAFKVSSHLAAHQRIHTGEKPYKCYHCGKTFTESSSLAKHQRIHTGKKPYECHQCGKAFTQIPSCCTSVNLHWREIV, encoded by the exons ATGGAAG GTGagatctctctgccttccctgGACCTGAGATCTCTCTGTCTTCTGGGAGCCAGCTCTGCACAAGCAGGTGCCAG gccaGTTTGCAGACAACCAGAACTGGAACCAGAGAGAATGGCCCCAGGGACCCAGAGACCCTCATCCCAG GAGTTGGTGACAtacaaggatgtggctgtggatttcacccaggaggagtggcACCTCTTGGACCATTCTCAGAGAGAGctgtacaaggaggtcatgctggagaatgtccagaaccTGCTCTCTGTGG GACTTCCAGTTTCTAGAGAAGATTTCAGTTATTCTTTCCAGGAAGGGGAATCACCAGGGATGGTAGAGCACAAAGGTCCAAGGAACTCCTGGCAAG GTGGAGAGACCATGTTGGTTGTGAAGAAGATGGCTACAAAGGTTAACATTTCTGTGGAAGAATTTGGCCAGCATAGATTTGAGAACAATGGTGCAAAGACCTTTGGCTGGAACTCCAATCTTATTAGTTATCAGGACATTCACAAtggaaaaaagttttataaatgtaatcagtgtggaatgACTTTCACCGGGGAATCCCCTCTTGtggtacatcagagaatccatactggagagaaaccttataaatgttatcagtgtggaaagactttcacagagagttccagtcttgcttaccatcagagaatccacactggagagaaaccttatgaatgtgatcagtgtggaaaggctttcaaagtGAGTTCCAGTCttgttgcacatcagagaatccacactggagagaaaccttatcaatgtaatcagtgtggaaagagttTCACAGAGAGTTCGAGTCTTGCTAAACATGAGAGAATCCACACGAGAGAGAAACCTTATgcatgtaatcagtgtggaaaggctttcacagtgAGCTCCAATCTCGCTGCACaccagagaatccatactggagagaaaccttatgaatgtaatcagtgtggaaaggcctTCACAGTGAGCTCccatcttgctgcacatcagagaatccacactggagagaaaccttatgaatgttatcattgtggaaagactttcacagtgAGCTCccatcttgctgcacatcagagaatccacactggagagaaaccttatgaatgtaatcagtgtggaaaggctttcacagtgagctccagtcttgctcagcatcagagaatccacactggagtgaaaccttatgaatgttatcattgtggaaagactttcacagagagttccagtcttgctaagcatcagagaatccacactggagagaaaccttataaatgttatcattgtggaaagactttcacagagagttccagtcttgctaagcatcagagaatccacactggagagaaaccttatcagtgtaatcagtgtggaaaggctttcaaagtGAGCTccaatcttgctgcacatcagagaatccacactggagagaaaccttatcaatgtaatcagtgtggaaaggctttcacagtgAGCTCccatcttgctgcacatcagagaatccacactggagaaaaaccttatgaatgttatcattgtggaaagactttcacagagagttccagtcttgctaagcatcagagaatccacactcgagagaaaccttataaatgttatcagtgtggaaagactttcacagagagttccagtcttgctaagcatcagagaatccacactggagagaaaccttatgaatgtaatatatgtggaaaagctttcaaagtgagctccagtcttgctgcacatcagagaatccacactggagagaaaccttatgaatgtaatatatgtgggaaagctttcaaagtgagctccagtcttgctcagcatcagagaatccacactggagagaaaccttatgaatgtaatcagtgtggaaaggctttcaaagtGAAGTCTactcttgctgcacatcagagaatccacactggagagaaaccttatcaatgtaatcagtgtggaaagactttcac cagatcccatcttgctgcacatcagagaatccacactggagagaaaccttatgaatgtcatcagtgtggaaaggctttcaaggTGAGCTCccatcttgctgcacatcagagaatccacactggagaaaaaccttataaatgctatcattgtggaaagactttcacagagagttccagtcttgctaagcatcagagaatccacactggcaagaaaccttatgaatgtcatcaatgtggaaaggcttttacgcAGATCccatcttgctgcacatcagtgAATCTACACTGGAGAGAAATCGTATGA